The sequence below is a genomic window from Pseudochaenichthys georgianus unplaced genomic scaffold, fPseGeo1.2 scaffold_572_arrow_ctg1, whole genome shotgun sequence.
AGTATAAATGTCTTTGTAAATATATTATAAactttattatatataaaaaaaaaatggtgtgtgtaaacaaacaagcaaataaaatatatacttttatcatttaaacATCCTTTTGTGTGTCCTTCAAGTTTCCCAGCAATCTTCAACTGTTCGTGTGAATGAGGGGGTGGAGTCTGTCCAGCTTCCCTGCAAGTCATCTAGGTTATCTGAGGACACAACAGTGGTGTGGAAGCGCAAAGGTTCCAATCCCTCAACCGTCCACCAGCATCAGCATCACGTATCTTATCTTCAAAACCAGCATTACAGCGGCCGAACATCAATGTCCGATGATGCTCTGGAAACTGGAGACCTCAGCCTCACTCTGGAAGAACCCCACCTCTCTGACAGTGGTGTCTACGTCTGCCAAAAGTTCAGAAATAAAGTGGAATTATCACCCCCATACGAACTGTTACTGCAGGTCATAGGTGAGGAACATCCCTACCCCCCATTAAACATGCAGGTTGGGGTAAGTGGAGAAAACATTATAACATGCTTTCTAGGGTGTCCTTTCCGCGAAGTAAACGTAAAAGCTCCTCCTAACGCCTAATAGTGAAGAAACATAATGAAGTGTCCTCTAGGATTCCCTATTAGTGGAGAAAACCAGTACCATGtagggcagtgtttctcaaactttttcataccaaggactagggatgtcccgatcacctttttttgctcccgatccgattccgatcatttgattttgacaatctgccgataccgattttgccaatccgatctttatgcaatgcattaagagaaaaaaaggtaaccgataacggctggtcatccaacgcgatgaattcagctatcttggctgttatttgtttggccttttcactgttctggggcagtttctctttccttttgaaagtctctgaaagtgtcggttgtttccagTGCCGttccctgagtggccgctgtgtactcgtcgtgttgttgttggtgtttgtttctcaggtagtgtattagattggtcgtgttgaacgtagctctgttctttccaccacgcggaacctctgccttgcaaacattgcatctggctgttacactgccttcgctttcaatgttataatacttccaaactcctgacattttctctgtcccgactcccgagtcaccagctgaacgtagcctctcgctagcttactgctactattagacactgcgcccactctgttgccagctttgagaggaataagcaaccgggtctgaaaacaagcccaaataaagcacacatacatgatgttgtgtaattttaaaccaaaactaagtcctcaggatgactttaagacgtgaacatggtcatttttgttttgtaacattaaatacaaaaaaaaaaaattataaaaaaaaaaaaaaaatcccgatccccgatttttttttcccgatccccgatcttgtgaaaatcacgtgatcagctccgatccccgatcacgttatcggatcgggacatctctaccaAGGACCATTTAGCCaataaaaaacactcgcggaccacctaactccacaaatatccaaaatcacatcatttttctagaacagattataaatcgcctgaaaatggtacaaacaagtggcaacatgtgtgatgaaggtgttgcgctgggctatatcatgcaatcgaaacttaagctcgctccattgcggagatattcccgcgagagtgcggaaaacttaaatgtatttatttatttatttcaaatgtgaaatgttaccaatatactcacggaccactagggagcgctcacggaccaccagtggtccgcggaccacactttgagaagcactgatgtaGCGTACCCATCCAGGAGAGAAAACCCAATAAAGGGTCTTCTACGGTGCCCTACTCGTAGAGAAAGGGGTATAAAGTGCCCTTCCAGTGGATAAAACATAATACAGTGCCCTGTAGGGAAACATTTAGAGTGGAAAACATGATACTATTCCCTCTAAGGTGGCCTTAATGCAGTGGAATTCAGGCTGTCCTACATGCTAGAAAGCTTGGTGCCCTACCACGTGCAGCTGGTGTCCTTTAATTGTTTTCACCCCAGCCCCTCCGACAGCCTCCAGCCTGTCACACATGCTGCCCGTTGGCCTTTACATTAATGGTTTACTTCTACACTAATGGTCTGaacgccatatatatatatccgtTTAAGTTGGTAAACCTGTCTATGCATATATGTGTAGGTATTTGTACATTGAATAGTTATATGTTTTTGACGTGCAAAGAagttattttagataataaatacatcaatATTTGAGACATCATTTTGTGTGTCCTCCCAGTTCTCCAACATCACTCAACCATTGGAGTGTATGAGGGGGAGGAGTCTGTCCAGCTGCCCTGCCGGTCATCCTGGTTTCTTAGCAAGGACACAACAGTGGTGTGGAGTCGCATCGGTTTTAATCCCTCAACCGTCCACCAGCATCTTGACGAAAAGGAGCCCCGTTTTCAAAACCAGCATTACAGCGGCCGAACATCTACGCCATCTTATGCTCTGATAACTGGAGACTTCAGCCTCACTCTGAAAGAGCCCCACCTCTCTGACAGCGGCGTCTACACCTGCCACGTCCATCACAAGGAAAAGGAACTCTTAAGGCTAATTGTGCGCCTGCAGGTTACAGGTAAGGAAAAAACCCTAATCCCCTTCTCTACTTATTACTTTATTAGAATACAAAAAAAGAGGTTTATACGTATAATAATGTTGCTGTTTGGTGTACAGTAAGAGAAAGTCATGTTGTTGATTATGTTGCCAACAGAACGGCCCATATTACCTGAGTTATGCCTTATGCTGGCTGTTTGCCTTGCTCTGGCTGTAGCTGCCTTGGGTTGGCACACAACCATCACAGGTATGTAGTATGTTGTCACAGGACCTGTTAAGATCACAGGTTGTGTGTTCGTGCTGCTGACGCTGTGGTTTGTTGTCCTCTCAGTCTCTTCTGTCGTGGTGGAAGAGGGGGTGTGCTTTGTAAAACTTCCTTACAATACCATAGTCCCTCTGCCTGCAGACGTCACCGTGGAGTGGAGCCGTTGCGCTCCCGAGCCAATGAGGGTCCACAAATATTGTTACGGCAACAACGATCTTATTAGACAGGATGAGTTTTATTGCAATCGCACAAAGATGCAGGAAGAACCACTGAAGACCAAAGACCTCAGTCTGACCCTCAGGGACCCCTGCTACAGAGACAGTGGAACCTACATCTGCACCGTCCACAAGGACAGAGAAGCCGTGACACAGAAACTAGTACGGCTCCGAGTCAATGGTCAGTATTTTGGATACCAGACAGTGTAGACTGCAGCTGCTAGCATGATATAGAGAATGTAACGTCATCAACAACAAGTCGGCCATCTTTAACGCATCCTGTTGACTGACCCGTATGCCTACAGCGAGTTAGCATGAACCTGTTTTACTTTAACTTCTTTAACTTGGACGGTAAGAACTATCGTGTCGTTTGCTGTAACAGCCAATCCCACAGCCATAGGCGCTTAATTCATTGATGAAATCAAATGTATAATACTCCTCTGCCTCAGTGAAGAGCTTCTCTTTGTAAAGACATGTATCTTTCGTGTGTAGTGTATTCATtaaaagccgcgttcacactgcggtacttttcccactgcggtacttttcccactgcggtacttttcccacaaaggttcatgcgaacttagttcatgagaactctttagttcgcatgaactaagtacagatcgcgttcacaccagaaaaagtccctggaggtggattaggcaaatgaagccgctgacgtcatttcttcttcttctgctttgggtttactggcaggccgcaacccacttcacggcgtatactgccgcccaaagtccccggccggaagtccccggagttggggaaggcttcagtagaagctgctgggagtcctagcagcttctactgaagccttccgagtaaatcgccagaacgccgacacctcctcatctccaccgctgccatgttttattttttgttgccataagttagtctctctgcgtttctgcgctgggctaatgctaatgctaataatgctaatgcaaggataataaaatggcggcttcacaaaactttttgggagttttacggggcgtggtttgcaatccgcccagccaatcagaaatataactcttttctcaaaaaagagccgctcgaaagtccctgctctctagcagggactttcgagggggtaaaaggttcgcatgaactacttttagtaccggctctttttggtgtgaacgcgatcatgaactaagttcgcatgaacctttgtgggaaaagtaccgcagtgtgaacgcggctattaaaGATGAGAAAAAGCTGATACATATTGACTGCTGCTGCATTTGCTAGACTCTATCCTCCAAGATGGCCGCACCGCCCCATAATACGCCTCGACTCCCCTTCCCAAAGAGTTTCATCCTGTTTGGTTTCAGGTTAAGATCTATCACCAAAAGTAGTCGTTAAGAATTAGGTTGATTATCATGGTTACATTTTAAATACACATTCCTACTTGCAGACATACACTACGACACATTCTGTAACGGCCCATTCTCACCCTGGACATTACTAACCACTGATAGCCATTATCCATTTAATGGACTCAAATGATATGAAATCAGATGGTATCACCTGCTGCTGTTTCTAAACTGAGGGTCTGTTTCCCCTTGTAGTCGCCCAGGAGGTGGTGGAGGTCGGGGATTGGGCTAAATGGGTCACACTGCCCTTCAAAACCAGAGCtcgactgcctgcagatgcaaCGGTTAAATGGAAATGTTTCAAGTTGTTCAATTCCTGGACAGTCCATGTGCATCAGAATGGCCAAGACACGTTTAAGGAGCAGGACGACTCTTACAGAGACCGCACAAAGATGAGGGAAAACCCCCTGCAAGCTGGAGATCTCAGTCTGACCCTGATTAACCCCAGTCATGGAGACAGCGGTGCATACACATGCACCGTCGAAAGGGACGGAGACGTGATATGGAAGAGATCGGTGCGGCTCAAGATCAAAGGTCAGTACTGTAGATAAAGATCAGAGGTCTCTTTAACAGGAGGGTGATGTCAGTGATGTTACATATTCCATTTGTTCTTCACAGCAAGACTTTGGGTTTTGGCTAACTGATGCATTTGTCCTCCGAAGACGAACCAGATGGCGCCGTGAACAAGCAGCTTCCCTGAACCAGTGATATGTTCGCGGTTTAATTTGTTCACTGATGTTAACGCTTCAGTCTTGAATTCAAGTCTCTCCTTCCTTCGCTCTCTGCCTGCAGGAACTATGTGGTGTAAAAAGATCAGAcgttaaaaatgtttttgtgatttcataattgttttaatattgtAAGTTTCTGGCTGTAGCACATGCTCCCTGCTCACGTGATCACCTTACAtcatcaataaataaatagataatcTGATAATGTAATTGTCTACCAGTCACGGGGGATCTTTTTCTTTAACGTTAACACTTTCCTGATCAAACCTGAGGCACTAAGATTCATTCAAACACGTTGGATCTCTTACTGTACTGTAACACTTGTGAATAATATTCAGAACTGAATTAGTCTGTTTTTTTACAAAGCAATTTCTAGCAAAAACTTCTTGTCACTTGTTTATTATCTTAATATTTTTAAATCCAGGATTTCAAACCTTATTATTAAAACATATTAATAAGAACATCAATTAATGAATGATTAACAACATAGGTTCTAAGCCAAACATGTAAAGACTCTTTTTACCCTGTGAAATATATGACAGTACCATAATAGATGTTCATGTTCAATTTACTGAGTGCAATAAACGGACAATAAATAACAACACGTGCTCCCAGAGGGGAGGAATACTGTAAATAAAAGATGCTACACAGCAAAACTTTGAACCAATTTATATCATGACATGGGTACCGGCAATTTGACTCAAGTCTTACAGAAAATACTTGAACAACAGAGTAAACGCAGGTAATCAAGAAACTAAGAGAGCAGGCAAAGTAATACTAAACAAAAGATAAACAGCACAACTAAAGAAGACACAAAATGGGATGGCGGAAAACAGGCAGCGAGTCCAGAGGAAGAAACAGCCGAAAGGAAACATGGTAGATAGAAACATCGATGAAACATTGATGAGTAGAACCACGGTAAACATCAACGCCCAGAAAAACTCTGGGAAAGAGAGGCGTATGTACACACAGAACTAATAACTAACAAAGTACAGAGCTGGGGAAGTAGAATCAGGGCGGGGCAAACAATCACAAAAAGGTGGgaagaaaacaaaaagggcGGGAAAACAAAGACAGAGTGAACAGTTTTTCACTTTGATCCCTCCTGGACTCAACAATCCATTTACAGCAGAAGATAAGTGTTTTAAGAGATTCCACAGAGCCTCTCGCTGACCTCCCACAGTTTCTGGGCCACAGCGTCGTCCCGGGCCTTCGGGCACGATTCCTGCACGGCGCAGCAGGCAAAGTAGCGCCCGCTCAGAGGTTCGATGCCCTCCTGGAGGCAGCAGTGCAGCGTGGTCTGAGCGCCGGCCTCCGGGTTCAGGAACAGCAGCCGGGCGATGGGCTCGATGAACACCTTCTGCCACAGACTGCAGTGACGGGACAGCCCGGTGCGAACCACACCTGCAAGAGGAGAGACACACCtgagcagggacgtgcacagacatttggaggggctactgctctaaactggaaaaagggcctccccccgaaaaaaaacataagacctttttttaatgtaaaaaaaccaaatgattattacatcaactaaattgaacagtaattcacatctcataacaaaataagctaaggcgactacttgcattcggtgacttAATTTCAAAAATGAAAATCAGGGAAATGTTTTGTcgtgcggtccatatctcattaaaatatctaatgttagtaactattaaagacaaaatggggacaattctgttctaatgtagtttgacctttgtaactgctgtgcagtccagacatactgataaaatagggcctctaaccaggggttaaattgggccggGGCTGTTCGGGGCTCAGCCCCGGCACATAGGacaatgctctgacgtcatcgccCTCGCTCATTTGACATTTGTTTAAGCCATAATGTCAAAACatctctcgttcttaatatagactttatttagggtcgatatgtgttgactttaagatttaaaatagcagatctctgtgacaggATCTGGTTTTTCCGCTTAGTGAACGTGCGTCTCTGATCCGATCAGGAGCTGcagcaccgtgtgtgtgtgtgtgtgtgtgtgtgtgtgtgtgtgtgtgtgtgtgtgtgtgtgtgtgtgtgtgtgtgtgtgtgtgtgtgtgtgtgtgtgtgtgtgtgtgtgtgtgtgtgtgtgtgtgtgtgtgtgtgtgtgtgtgtgtgtgtgtgtgtgtgtggtaccgcCAAACCCCTGACCTGTCTTGTAACATGGAGTCCGTTTCCTACACCATCAGGGCCGGTTctaaccaatttgctgccctaggcgagattttagctggcgccccccacTGCCAGAAAATCGTTCAGTCGAACAAATAAAAGTATCCAAGGAATACACAacagaatatataaaaaataaatgaaaaatctctacaaaagaccaatgcactacaaaaacagaaacgtattgacataggtcatatacatcaaaaaggcttcaaatgtattcagtattatatgaacatgtttgaattggggtgaggacatcacatcctctaggggggtccaggggtatgcccccccgggaagaaatgtttgaacatttaaagtaacatgcttcaatctggtgcacttagagcacacattactagagacctgatctagggggtacaactctaacggcccgtccacacagcggcgtgcgttgaagcttcccggcgggcatgtctgaaactcaaccaacaaccaatcacttgaatctcccgcccctgacacacaagcagcggtttgattggctagagcttgtactgtcatatgattcgattggctgacgcttctgccgtggCTTCAAaacttgaacattgctcaacttttgcagcgagccacgccagcaaagtgacgtcaccccattcaaagtgaatggtgaagctttcaacgcacgccgctgtgtggacgggccgtaaaacacccatatgaaaaagattggtttacattttaataatcaaataagtatgtgaacataaccaataacctaccatagccaatagcaaataaatgcaacttattttattttacctagttaacatttatttatgcatatttttgtatctctcaactttaaacgatatttttggtttactgtcctatagtatacattgaaatgatttcaaacctgtttaccccaataattataaaagagtgccttggaaatatttaggtagctggtctcttcagtttcctgacaagccgtgtaggacagagagtgaatacacagactacacagagatgctgtgagaaaccaatgagagtttggaactttgaacaatgtgaatctgttctagtcgacctcaacgatggaactatgatcagtagaaatggccgtgacacggGAGCTTTAAGATGCATTTCAATTTGCATTAGAAAATGTGAGTAATAGCAATTGAAATTAAGTTTATAACAGCTCTAAAAAGTGTTTCCACTTCGCTGTGCAATATATTTGTGCTTTATTTGATGCAAATGTAGATTTTTGTAGGACGACCCAGATGTTAGCGTCACAAAGGCAAATAGGCTCTGTGGCACGTTTATGATCGCTAtgcgttttgttcagcaggataatctccacatatatacatatatcaccaccgctaagctacagGCGGCTAACGTTCAGCGTGATGAGCGGTCTTCAGTTCCAGCACTTAGAAAACATTATTCAGACGTTTCCCTCTGACATGTTAGTTCACCTGGGTGCAGGCTGTAGCAGGTGACGCTGGATCCCTTCAGCCTCTTGGCGAGCTCGTGGGTGAAGAGCACGTTGCACAGCTTACTGTTGCAGTACGCGTAGAAGAACTGCCAGCTGTATTTGCCGGTGCCCAAATGTCTGTCCACCTCCAGAGCCTGAACGCAACACACATCAACAAGTTCGTGAACACGGCATCacctgagtgagtgagtgagtgagtgagtgagtgagtgagtgagtgagggaGTGAGTGAGCAagcgagtgagtgagtgagtgagtgagtgagtgagtgagtgagggagtgagtgagtgagcgagTGAGGGAGCGAGTGAGCGGGTGAGCGAGCGAGTGAGCGAGTGAGCGAGTGAGCGAGTGAGCGAGCGAGTGAGCGAGTGGGTGAGTGAGtgggtgagtgagtgagtgggcGGGTGAGcgggtgagtgagtgagtgagggaGTGAGTGAGCAagcgagtgagtgagtgagtgagtgagtgagtgagtgagtgagtgagagagtgagcgagtgagggagtgagtgagtgagcgagtgagtgagtgagcgggtgagcgagtgagtgagtgagcgagtgagcgagcgagtgagcgagtgggtgagtgagtgggtgagtgagtgagtgggcGGGTGAGCGGGTGAGtgggtgagtgagtgagtgagggaGTGAGTGAGCAagcgagtgagtgagtgagtgagtgagggagtgagtgagtgagcgagtgagtgagtgagcggGTGAGCGAGTGAGCGGGTGAGCGAGTGAGCGAGCGAGCGGGTGAGCGAGTGAGCGAGTGAGCGAGTGAGCGAGCGAGTGAGCGAGTGGGTGAGTGAGtgggtgagtgagtgagtgggcGGGTGAGCGGGTGAGtgggtgagtgagtgagtgagggaGTGAGTGAGCAagcgagtgagtgagtgagtgagtgagtgagcgagtgagtgagagagtgagcgaGTGAGGGAGTGAGTGAGCGGGTgagcgagtgagtgagtgagcgagcgagcgagtgagcgagtgggtgagtgagtgagcgggtgagtgagcgagtgagtgagcgagtgagtgagtgagcgagcgagtgagtgagtgaggggGGGATGTTCTCTGCAGAGCGCGCAGGAATGTCTTTATGCGACATAATAATATCCTTATGTCACACCTGAACCAAAGTAACACCTGAAACTCAAGAACAGGTTCTGATGCTCAGTCAAAGTTTCTGTTAACGAGGACATTCACGTAAAGTCTTCAGGTGACTATTCTGAGaggtaaatataaaaaaaagagaaaattaaGTAAGAAGGAGATTGTATTAAAGTTCCTCTTGTTCATTCCTTAGTATGGCTTTACAATATGTATCAACTCCCTTAATATTAATCAGCAAAACAAAACGAAATAAAGCTATAAATCAGACTGAacaacacatacagtataacatgagataattattcaatttCATGCATCGAATCGCAATATCAGTAAAATATTCACAATTCGTTTTCTTCTCCAAATCGTGCCACCCGACTACTATCCGTGTGATGATGGGCGTTTTACCTCCAGGTCGATGTGTCCCCAGCTGTGAGCCATGGAGGACAGAGTGACCACCCGGCCCCCCCCGGCCTCCTTCATTCGTCCCAGCAGCAGGTGAGACAACAGGAAGTGTCCCAGGTGGTTCACTCCCAACTGGATCCCAAACCCGTCCTCTGTCCGCCCGTCACCCACCAGACCTGCAGGACACACTCacttttaaaggtctcctattatactgtctTTCATCCATATAtcccaggtctcagatatacacagagcctgtctctgattggctgaaacaccaaacagatcattgcagcattacccacaatcccctctgtttcagccctgtttccaaagtgcggattctctgtctgtgacttcagatgaagataaggagcccctccccacgcccctctgagagacatctggttacaaagaactcaatggtttTATCAGTTCATCATGTTTGGTACataacatctgtaaagtaacataCATGTATTTACCTCTTAgatattgttgagtaaatagaAGTAAATGGTAGCATATTATAATAGAGATAATCAAGTAACTTACAAGTGCagtatttaattaaatgtatgtgACCACTGTTGACAGGATTTAGGGGAACTAATAAGGATTTCACTTTAGTATAGTTACCAGAATTTGCAGTTATTAAGGTTTCTAACTTTAATATAATGTTATGGTTTAAATCAAACGTTTATGTAactgtgcgtgtgcgcgtgtgtgcgtgtgcgtgtgcgcgcgtgtgtgtgtgtgtgtgtgtgtgtgtgtacacaggaAGGATCATATAAGGCAAAAGTAACGTGAATATAAGATGTAGTAAATCCTGTTCtggaaacgctaaaaacattgagctgtctgagtggaaaagtaaTGTGTTAAAGCTTACTGCTGAGGTGCCTCAGCagttggccggctacatcctgttatcttcaaggactaGAACACCATGTTACAGTATGTGTGGCCCCGACCTTCAAAAggcgcaactgtcttgtgagcaAAAACCAGTTAAAGCAGGTAACAAAGAACACATCGAAATTAGGAAAAGGGAGTAGGGCCCTGGCcctgaccttagctaaaactgaGTGTTGCTGGGCAGCAAAGGcagactgcagcacagagagcaccaaaggcgggggcttcacagcaaacactataaagaacaagatatattcagaattcgaGGCTCaattcaactgggatctcacactgacgagcctgtcacggtgggaactcaagaaggagtccaaagcgctttgtggtatagtatcagattgatatatctttgttgaactgtgtaataaagtgcttatttgaagaaacaatccattggagtgcaaagtctagttttgtacagctaacagagaatagtgtctaggacacaattccttttccctcagaactaagaacggtcatcggcagatccggacggcgaccccgctctggccatatccaaacgatctgcgcggaggacggacctggtccggtagactccaacagtgtgtgtgtgtgtgtgtgtgtgtgtgtgtgtgtgtgtgtgtgtgtgtgtgtgtgtgtgttgtgtgtgtgtgtgtgtgtgtgtgtgtgtgtgtgtgtgtaccggcGTTGTTAATGAGCAGGTCCAGTCTGGACTCGGTCTCCAGGAACGTTCTGCGAAGCAGCGGACGGACTTCATGCTGGCCAAGTCCAGATGCCTGTAGAACACATCAGtacttcctgtttcctgcaaCAAGATCGTCGTCAGGTCAAGAGGAAAAGAACATAATATATACTTTAGTCAAATTActtagaggccctattatgctttttggggttttcactTTCCTTCAGTGTGTTgtctaggttttagtgcatgtaatggTATCCTTTGTTTTACTTCTGGaacacttgtgcttctattggctagcgctcattgtacgtgataaggggcgggacatctctaagctgttgaccaatcacaacagagctggccagctaaccaatcagagcagactgggctctggtttcagacagagggtgaaaagaggtgctgcagcacagagaaaaataaagagctttttgaacatgaaaatgttttatactgtttttcatccatacatcacaggtctcagatatatacagaacctgtctctgattggctgaaacaccaaacagatcattgcagcattacccacaatcccctctgtttcagccctgtttccaaagtgctgattctctgtctgttactttagatgaaaataaggagtcCCATGTCAAAGAGGACATGAAGaaggaggggacacatgttgatgtagaagagacatgaa
It includes:
- the LOC117443268 gene encoding butyrophilin-like protein 2 isoform X2, with protein sequence MKMKALVGFLTLVHVSQQSSTVRVNEGVESVQLPCKSSRLSEDTTVVWKRKGSNPSTVHQHQHHVSYLQNQHYSGRTSMSDDALETGDLSLTLEEPHLSDSGVYVCQKFRNKVELSPPYELLLQVIVLQHHSTIGVYEGEESVQLPCRSSWFLSKDTTVVWSRIGFNPSTVHQHLDEKEPRFQNQHYSGRTSTPSYALITGDFSLTLKEPHLSDSGVYTCHVHHKEKELLRLIVRLQVTERPILPELCLMLAVCLALAVAALGWHTTITVAQEVVEVGDWAKWVTLPFKTRARLPADATVKWKCFKLFNSWTVHVHQNGQDTFKEQDDSYRDRTKMRENPLQAGDLSLTLINPSHGDSGAYTCTVERDGDVIWKRSVRLKIKARLWVLAN
- the LOC117443268 gene encoding uncharacterized protein isoform X1 — encoded protein: MKMKALVGFLTLVHVSQQSSTVRVNEGVESVQLPCKSSRLSEDTTVVWKRKGSNPSTVHQHQHHVSYLQNQHYSGRTSMSDDALETGDLSLTLEEPHLSDSGVYVCQKFRNKVELSPPYELLLQVIVLQHHSTIGVYEGEESVQLPCRSSWFLSKDTTVVWSRIGFNPSTVHQHLDEKEPRFQNQHYSGRTSTPSYALITGDFSLTLKEPHLSDSGVYTCHVHHKEKELLRLIVRLQVTERPILPELCLMLAVCLALAVAALGWHTTITVSSVVVEEGVCFVKLPYNTIVPLPADVTVEWSRCAPEPMRVHKYCYGNNDLIRQDEFYCNRTKMQEEPLKTKDLSLTLRDPCYRDSGTYICTVHKDREAVTQKLVRLRVNVAQEVVEVGDWAKWVTLPFKTRARLPADATVKWKCFKLFNSWTVHVHQNGQDTFKEQDDSYRDRTKMRENPLQAGDLSLTLINPSHGDSGAYTCTVERDGDVIWKRSVRLKIKARLWVLAN